A region from the Aquimarina sp. ERC-38 genome encodes:
- a CDS encoding DUF3891 family protein yields MIIAKEKSSIIVIHNRHHAFLASQIANILRPNIKIYVRNWLEHLIAIASHDDSYQLSEARFYLDDKGRPKDFKNVELEPKETINFLKNLELKSQWIYLMSLCHLYERYQKQKSKASKEILTFLKAEKIKVCKHLKITIKTAQQGHQILKWADNFSMTLCRNLVNKDRILHYLPDLPGEVLSKIDIKDKNITIQPEIIEKEFQRFSVEYKRIPNRAYKNDADIFKTLAETKPEYKEWIISTSRYNPTHRLITNNL; encoded by the coding sequence ATGATCATTGCAAAAGAGAAGAGTAGTATAATAGTCATACATAACCGCCACCATGCCTTTTTAGCATCTCAAATAGCAAATATCTTACGGCCAAATATAAAAATATACGTTAGAAACTGGCTGGAACACTTGATTGCCATTGCTTCTCATGATGATAGTTATCAACTCTCTGAAGCAAGGTTCTACCTGGATGATAAAGGCCGACCTAAAGATTTTAAAAATGTAGAGTTAGAGCCAAAGGAAACTATTAACTTCTTGAAAAACCTGGAGTTAAAATCACAATGGATTTATCTGATGAGTTTGTGTCATTTATACGAACGATATCAAAAACAAAAATCTAAGGCTTCAAAAGAAATCTTAACATTCTTAAAAGCTGAAAAAATTAAAGTGTGTAAACATTTAAAAATTACTATAAAAACGGCGCAACAGGGACATCAGATTTTAAAATGGGCGGACAACTTTTCTATGACCTTATGCCGGAACTTAGTGAATAAAGATCGAATTTTGCACTATCTACCGGATTTACCCGGCGAAGTTTTGTCTAAAATTGATATAAAAGATAAAAATATTACCATACAACCCGAAATTATTGAAAAAGAATTTCAACGCTTTTCAGTAGAATATAAAAGGATTCCGAACAGGGCTTATAAAAATGATGCGGACATATTCAAAACCCTGGCCGAGACGAAACCTGAATATAAAGAATGGATTATCAGTACCTCTCGTTACAACCCAACACATAGATTAATTACTAATAATCTGTAG